One genomic region from Sphingobacterium multivorum encodes:
- the ytxJ gene encoding bacillithiol system redox-active protein YtxJ, which yields MINWIELNTEEQLQELYQSDKVAAIFKHSTTCGISNMAKRSLERMSATSDHDYAIYLLDLLRYRPLSNEIAQRWNVTHQSPQILIVEGKESLYDASHGDIQFDEIEQYLTAI from the coding sequence ATGATTAATTGGATAGAATTAAATACAGAGGAACAGTTACAGGAGCTTTATCAATCTGATAAAGTTGCAGCCATCTTTAAACATAGCACGACTTGTGGTATTAGCAATATGGCTAAGCGCAGTCTTGAGCGTATGTCTGCGACTTCAGACCATGATTATGCAATCTATCTTTTAGATCTTTTGCGCTACCGTCCATTATCAAATGAGATTGCCCAACGTTGGAATGTAACACATCAATCCCCTCAGATACTGATTGTTGAAGGAAAAGAAAGTCTATATGATGCTTCCCATGGCGATATCCAATTTGATGAGATTGAACAATACCTGACGGCAATTTGA
- the ribH gene encoding 6,7-dimethyl-8-ribityllumazine synthase, translating to MASSIKNLSDFSHIQVADASPFKFAIVVAQWNAEITGALLNGAITGLEKHGAQEKNIQVIEVPGSFELISGADLVFRNQNFDAVICLGCVIQGETRHFDFICDAVANGIANVGLKYNKPAIFGVLTTDNLQQALDRAGGKHGNKGEEAAITAIQMAHIAKKF from the coding sequence ATGGCAAGTAGCATTAAAAATTTATCCGACTTTTCGCATATTCAGGTTGCGGATGCAAGTCCATTCAAATTTGCAATCGTTGTTGCACAATGGAATGCAGAAATCACAGGTGCATTATTGAATGGTGCAATTACAGGCTTAGAGAAGCATGGCGCTCAAGAAAAAAATATCCAAGTCATCGAGGTTCCTGGAAGTTTCGAATTAATTTCGGGAGCAGATCTTGTGTTCAGAAACCAGAATTTTGATGCTGTTATTTGTTTAGGCTGCGTCATTCAGGGTGAGACGAGACACTTTGATTTTATCTGCGATGCAGTTGCAAATGGCATTGCCAATGTAGGGCTCAAATACAATAAACCAGCCATTTTTGGTGTATTGACTACTGATAACCTTCAGCAAGCATTGGATCGTGCTGGTGGAAAACATGGCAACAAAGGCGAAGAAGCTGCTATTACAGCGATACAAATGGCCCATATTGCCAAAAAATTCTAG
- a CDS encoding tetratricopeptide repeat protein — protein MSKNTNNTNQGFKPSKGSFFQDNQKSVVFILGGIVVLILLYFGYQKLYLDPRAEEASNRMYKAEQLATIDSLQSKAIMGDGAFLGFKQIADEYSNTKSANIANAYLGGLYLRQGKFDEAAKALEKYAPTGSQILDPLVIGLTGDAYSELKDYKKAADYYKQASEKSSNSYTTPLFLKKLGLVYEAQNDYKSAETAYKKIKTDFPESQEASTIDGLLGRVQAHL, from the coding sequence ATGTCTAAAAACACAAATAATACAAATCAAGGTTTCAAACCTTCAAAAGGATCTTTTTTTCAAGATAACCAAAAAAGTGTCGTGTTCATTTTAGGTGGTATCGTTGTATTGATCTTACTTTATTTTGGATATCAAAAGCTTTATCTTGATCCAAGAGCAGAAGAAGCTTCGAACCGTATGTACAAAGCAGAACAGCTTGCTACAATTGATTCTTTACAAAGTAAAGCAATCATGGGCGATGGTGCATTTCTTGGATTTAAACAAATTGCGGACGAATATTCAAACACCAAATCTGCCAATATTGCAAACGCCTATTTAGGAGGTTTGTATTTGCGTCAAGGTAAATTCGATGAAGCTGCAAAAGCGCTTGAAAAATATGCTCCGACAGGAAGTCAAATTCTAGATCCACTCGTAATTGGTTTAACAGGTGATGCTTATTCAGAATTAAAAGACTACAAAAAAGCTGCAGACTACTATAAGCAGGCTTCTGAAAAATCAAGCAACTCGTATACAACTCCACTCTTTTTGAAAAAACTAGGACTTGTATATGAAGCGCAAAATGACTACAAAAGTGCAGAGACTGCTTACAAGAAGATTAAAACAGATTTTCCGGAGAGCCAAGAAGCTTCAACAATTGATGGTTTATTAGGCCGTGTACAAGCACATTTATAA
- a CDS encoding polysaccharide biosynthesis protein, with protein MLSKVNIVPRWIIFLLDIFSVSVAYLLANVIYYDFNFDFLLDIDFSIRYILFIGVSSLSFYLFKMYTGIVRYTSAIDSIRILSTITFSVFVLLFIKLVIQANEMERNIPTALIIFFALFSFLILTVYRTIIKIFFLYTKKVSGSRKKTLIYGAGDLGIAVKRTLDHDVRSKNAIVGFMDDNEQKINKVIDGTKIYSSQKFSHLINTLNIEEVIIASHNIPSDRKNEITDVALEKNVNILTLPPVKKIMNGDLNPNQIQKIKIEDLLERDPIKINDDHILSQTKGKRILVTGAAGSIGSEIATQLGRYEPQMIILCDQAESPLHNLQLDLQDEFPNQVYHTYIADVRSTKRMQLLFETFKPHYVYHAAAYKHVPMMENHPLEAVQTNVMGTKNLADLAVEFQVEKFVFVSTDKAVNPTNIMGATKRIAEIYVQSLNNHLENTLGANVHTKFITTRFGNVLGSNGSVIPRFRDQIQKGGPVTVTHPEITRYFMTIPEACRLVLEAGTMGQGGEIFVFDMGKSVKIVELAKKMIRLSGFKPNEDIEIKFTGLRPGEKLYEELLNDLENTLPTHHEKIMIAKVRENNYDRVCMKIGELQQRLSTQNKNEVVYQMKIIVPEFKSKNSIYEQLDKEIELSNESKKQS; from the coding sequence ATGCTCAGTAAAGTCAATATAGTGCCACGGTGGATCATTTTTTTATTGGACATCTTTAGTGTATCCGTCGCTTATCTCCTCGCAAACGTCATTTATTATGATTTTAACTTCGATTTTTTACTCGACATTGATTTTAGCATTCGTTACATTTTATTTATAGGTGTATCCTCTTTATCATTCTATCTCTTCAAAATGTATACTGGGATAGTTCGTTACACAAGCGCCATCGACTCCATACGTATATTATCAACGATAACATTCAGTGTTTTTGTTCTCCTGTTTATAAAACTAGTCATCCAGGCAAACGAAATGGAGCGCAATATTCCGACAGCACTCATCATATTCTTCGCTCTTTTCTCCTTTCTAATTCTAACTGTATACAGAACGATTATTAAGATTTTCTTTCTATACACCAAAAAAGTCAGCGGTTCCAGAAAAAAAACACTGATCTATGGGGCCGGTGATTTGGGAATTGCTGTAAAAAGAACCTTAGACCATGATGTCCGTTCCAAAAATGCTATTGTAGGGTTTATGGATGATAATGAGCAAAAAATCAACAAAGTAATTGATGGAACAAAAATTTATTCTTCCCAAAAGTTTAGCCACCTCATTAACACATTAAATATTGAGGAGGTCATCATCGCTTCGCACAATATCCCATCGGACCGCAAAAATGAAATCACAGATGTTGCGCTGGAAAAAAACGTCAATATTTTAACACTACCGCCTGTTAAAAAGATCATGAATGGCGACCTTAATCCCAATCAGATTCAGAAAATAAAAATTGAAGATTTGTTGGAAAGGGATCCGATCAAGATTAACGACGACCACATCCTAAGCCAGACCAAGGGCAAGAGAATCCTTGTTACTGGCGCAGCCGGTTCTATAGGAAGTGAAATTGCAACCCAATTGGGAAGATACGAACCGCAGATGATTATCCTTTGTGATCAGGCAGAGTCACCCCTGCATAACCTTCAGCTTGACCTTCAAGATGAATTCCCAAATCAAGTATATCATACGTACATCGCCGATGTCCGCAGCACAAAAAGGATGCAACTCCTTTTTGAGACCTTCAAGCCGCACTATGTCTATCATGCGGCTGCATACAAACATGTGCCCATGATGGAAAATCACCCGTTGGAAGCCGTGCAGACCAATGTGATGGGGACGAAAAATCTGGCTGATTTAGCCGTAGAATTTCAGGTTGAAAAATTTGTTTTTGTCTCTACCGATAAAGCTGTCAACCCGACCAATATCATGGGAGCTACAAAACGTATTGCAGAAATCTATGTACAATCGTTAAACAATCATTTGGAAAACACATTAGGGGCAAATGTTCACACCAAATTTATTACAACCCGCTTTGGCAATGTCCTGGGCTCCAATGGATCTGTTATCCCTCGATTCAGAGATCAGATTCAAAAAGGTGGCCCGGTAACCGTTACTCATCCAGAAATTACACGGTATTTTATGACCATTCCCGAAGCATGTCGACTAGTCCTTGAAGCTGGAACAATGGGACAAGGTGGCGAAATTTTTGTATTTGATATGGGTAAATCTGTCAAAATAGTTGAGTTAGCTAAAAAAATGATTCGCCTTTCAGGATTTAAACCGAATGAAGATATTGAAATAAAATTCACCGGATTAAGACCTGGTGAAAAGCTATATGAGGAATTACTAAATGATTTAGAGAATACCTTACCGACTCACCACGAAAAAATTATGATCGCCAAAGTCAGAGAAAATAATTATGATAGGGTGTGTATGAAAATCGGAGAATTGCAACAGCGTTTATCCACACAAAACAAAAACGAAGTTGTCTATCAAATGAAAATTATTGTACCTGAATTCAAAAGTAAAAATTCCATCTACGAACAGCTAGACAAGGAAATTGAATTGTCGAATGAATCGAAAAAGCAAAGTTAA
- a CDS encoding alanine dehydrogenase has product MNELGKLASQAMISPKEMLFEKKKNAKSLFIGIPKEISLQEKRICLTPLAVALLVENGHEVIIETGAGAGANFLDHHYSEQGARIVSSREEVYQADLIIKVGSPMISEVKLMKERQLLLSSQQPSLMNLDVLKALMHKKITAISYEYLRDEGGCLAVVRAMSEIVGATATLIAGEYLSNAFGGKGLMLGGVTGVASTEVVIIGAGTVGEQAARTALALGAEVKVFDNSIYKLRRLQNNLGSRVFTSVIQPIILNKAVISSDVVIGALRALNGRSACVISEETVSKMKPNSVIIDVSIDQGGNFETSEVTSHDKPIFRKFDVIHYCVPNIASRVARTATYAMSNIFTSILLDFAELGGLKNAIWKNPGIRSSIYLYQGNLTNIDMASRFNMTAKDLDLLVVSSL; this is encoded by the coding sequence ATGAATGAGTTAGGAAAGCTTGCGAGTCAGGCTATGATTTCTCCAAAAGAGATGCTGTTTGAAAAGAAAAAGAATGCAAAAAGTTTATTTATTGGCATTCCAAAAGAAATCTCGCTTCAGGAAAAGCGAATTTGCCTGACACCGTTGGCGGTTGCATTATTGGTAGAAAATGGGCACGAAGTAATCATTGAGACGGGAGCAGGAGCAGGAGCCAATTTTTTGGATCACCATTATAGTGAACAGGGGGCTCGTATTGTATCGTCAAGAGAAGAGGTGTACCAGGCGGATCTGATCATCAAGGTTGGTAGCCCAATGATTAGTGAAGTTAAGTTGATGAAAGAAAGACAGCTTTTATTATCTTCTCAGCAACCCTCACTCATGAATCTGGATGTATTAAAGGCATTAATGCATAAAAAAATCACGGCAATTTCTTACGAATATTTAAGAGATGAGGGCGGTTGCCTAGCAGTGGTTCGTGCAATGAGCGAAATCGTAGGGGCGACGGCAACTTTAATTGCTGGAGAGTATCTGAGCAATGCTTTTGGCGGGAAGGGGCTGATGCTCGGTGGTGTTACTGGAGTAGCCTCTACAGAAGTTGTTATTATCGGCGCTGGCACCGTTGGTGAACAAGCCGCTCGGACGGCTTTGGCGCTAGGAGCAGAGGTAAAGGTATTTGATAATTCCATTTATAAACTTAGACGACTACAAAATAATCTGGGTAGTCGTGTGTTTACCTCTGTTATACAACCTATTATTTTAAACAAAGCTGTGATCAGTTCAGATGTTGTTATTGGTGCTTTACGAGCGCTTAACGGACGTTCCGCTTGTGTGATTTCGGAAGAGACCGTTTCCAAAATGAAACCTAATTCCGTTATTATAGATGTAAGCATTGATCAAGGGGGCAATTTTGAAACTTCGGAGGTAACCTCTCACGATAAACCGATCTTTCGAAAATTTGATGTTATTCACTATTGTGTTCCCAATATAGCGTCTCGGGTAGCGCGAACAGCCACCTATGCCATGAGCAATATCTTCACTTCGATTTTGCTCGATTTCGCTGAACTCGGGGGATTGAAAAATGCTATTTGGAAGAATCCTGGTATTCGGAGTTCTATTTATTTGTATCAAGGTAACCTGACGAATATAGACATGGCCTCAAGGTTTAATATGACGGCGAAGGACTTAGATTTGTTAGTCGTTTCTTCGTTATAA
- a CDS encoding alpha/beta hydrolase produces MKKIFMILCSLISLVKAQEAINLYTDSIPNATDKEQVNLEKNVPKLFVYTADKSMDKNIAVLVIPGGGYAHIAMDHEGHAVAKELAKNGYSAYVLQYRLPSPNIMRDKSIGPLQDAQRAMQLIRTLHPGLRKVGVIGFSAGGHLASTLITKFKKDYIVNPSHVSLRPDFAGLIYPVISMQNDITHKGSRINLIGENPSEDQINLFSSNLQVSPEVCPVFFVHAKDDTAVPIENSYRMIAALDKSKVPNKLYTFEQGGHGFGLINKTSDTLWFDAFLSWLDTQD; encoded by the coding sequence ATGAAAAAAATTTTTATGATTTTATGTTCCTTGATTTCGCTTGTTAAAGCGCAGGAGGCAATCAACCTTTATACAGATTCAATTCCAAATGCAACTGATAAAGAGCAGGTAAATTTAGAAAAGAACGTCCCCAAGTTATTTGTCTATACAGCAGATAAAAGTATGGATAAAAATATCGCCGTACTGGTTATTCCTGGGGGTGGGTATGCTCATATCGCAATGGATCATGAGGGACATGCCGTTGCTAAAGAGTTGGCGAAAAATGGGTATTCGGCATATGTTTTACAATATCGATTGCCTTCGCCGAATATCATGCGTGACAAATCTATCGGGCCTCTTCAGGATGCGCAGCGGGCAATGCAATTGATCAGAACCCTGCACCCCGGACTTCGAAAGGTGGGGGTTATCGGATTTTCCGCAGGCGGACATTTGGCCTCCACTTTAATAACGAAGTTTAAGAAAGACTATATAGTGAATCCTTCACATGTATCCCTAAGACCTGATTTTGCTGGATTAATTTATCCTGTAATCTCTATGCAAAATGATATCACACATAAAGGTTCGCGTATAAATCTCATCGGAGAAAACCCTTCAGAAGACCAAATCAACCTGTTTTCTTCCAATTTGCAGGTATCTCCTGAAGTTTGTCCCGTTTTCTTTGTACATGCCAAGGATGATACAGCTGTACCGATAGAAAACAGTTATAGAATGATTGCTGCTCTGGACAAGTCAAAAGTACCCAACAAGCTTTATACCTTTGAGCAAGGTGGACACGGTTTTGGATTAATTAACAAAACTTCGGATACGTTATGGTTTGACGCATTTTTATCTTGGCTTGATACACAAGACTAA
- a CDS encoding ABC transporter ATP-binding protein, producing the protein MAHSSSCQYIPTDTHVPGLAAIHAEHLSFSFHENTMQFAVENSSFDIEEGKITAIIGESGSGKSTLLRLIYGLLEPTAGIVRYKGWQVPTRKDKLIPGHDAMKLVSQGFDDLNTYANVWDNVASQLPNTDIKRKQDKTAEILQRLRIDHLAKKRVADISGGEKQRVAICRALINEPEVLLMDEPFNQVDASFRDTLQQDIKDIVKETGLTVILVSHDPTEVLALADNLIVMKSGKILDQNNPHVLYSNPSHPYTAQLLAKSNILQVEQAQSLGIASDKPIAIHQEWISISPAEQSTFFVKDVRFRGFYYEIVVSNNEINLHAIITSQIIPQKQQAVDLTISHWISFDH; encoded by the coding sequence ATGGCTCATTCATCCTCTTGTCAATATATTCCAACTGATACCCATGTGCCCGGATTAGCGGCTATACATGCCGAACACCTGAGCTTTTCATTTCATGAGAACACGATGCAGTTTGCTGTTGAAAATAGTTCTTTCGATATCGAAGAGGGAAAAATAACAGCAATCATTGGTGAATCTGGCAGTGGAAAAAGTACATTACTGAGGCTTATATACGGTCTTTTAGAACCAACTGCTGGCATTGTACGCTATAAAGGGTGGCAAGTACCCACGCGCAAGGACAAGTTAATTCCCGGACATGATGCCATGAAATTAGTCTCGCAAGGCTTTGACGATTTGAATACGTATGCTAATGTATGGGATAATGTTGCCTCACAATTGCCAAACACAGATATCAAACGCAAACAAGACAAAACTGCGGAAATATTACAACGTCTACGGATCGACCATCTCGCTAAAAAAAGAGTAGCAGACATCAGTGGCGGAGAAAAACAACGCGTCGCCATCTGCCGTGCATTGATCAACGAGCCTGAAGTCTTACTCATGGATGAACCATTCAATCAGGTAGATGCCTCTTTTAGGGATACCTTGCAACAGGACATCAAGGATATTGTCAAAGAAACCGGACTAACCGTCATTTTAGTTTCCCACGATCCAACGGAAGTACTTGCCCTGGCAGATAATCTCATTGTGATGAAATCTGGCAAAATCCTAGATCAAAACAACCCACATGTATTGTATAGCAATCCATCGCATCCTTATACTGCCCAATTACTGGCAAAAAGCAATATATTACAGGTGGAACAGGCTCAAAGTTTAGGTATAGCAAGCGATAAACCAATCGCGATACATCAAGAATGGATTTCAATCAGTCCTGCTGAGCAGTCTACTTTTTTCGTAAAAGATGTCCGATTCAGAGGTTTTTATTATGAAATAGTCGTGAGCAATAATGAGATTAACTTACATGCGATAATAACATCGCAAATAATTCCACAAAAACAACAGGCTGTCGATCTAACAATATCCCACTGGATCTCTTTTGACCATTAA
- the tsaE gene encoding tRNA (adenosine(37)-N6)-threonylcarbamoyltransferase complex ATPase subunit type 1 TsaE: protein MEIIVNTTADLPQAAQTLLNSFPKARVFLLYGSMGAGKTTFIKYLCKQLHVQDSTSSPTFSIVNEYESPIGPVYHFDFYRIKDEQEAFDFGYEEYFYSGAYCFVEWPEKIPNLLPEEAKEIHISILDATTRQISIR, encoded by the coding sequence ATGGAAATTATTGTAAATACCACAGCAGATCTACCTCAAGCGGCGCAGACACTTTTAAATAGTTTTCCTAAGGCCCGGGTTTTTCTATTATATGGTTCCATGGGAGCAGGAAAGACAACTTTTATAAAATACCTGTGTAAACAATTGCATGTACAAGACAGTACATCCAGTCCAACATTCTCCATTGTTAATGAATATGAGTCCCCAATTGGACCTGTATATCACTTTGATTTTTACCGCATTAAAGATGAACAGGAGGCATTCGATTTTGGTTATGAGGAATATTTCTATTCAGGTGCTTATTGCTTTGTTGAGTGGCCGGAGAAAATCCCCAACTTACTTCCTGAAGAAGCAAAAGAGATACATATTAGCATCCTAGATGCAACAACACGTCAAATTTCTATTCGTTAA
- a CDS encoding bifunctional response regulator/alkaline phosphatase family protein translates to MQKTHILWADDEIDFLKPHILFLESKGYKVDTVNNGNDAVEAFKNGFFHLVFLDENMPGLTGLETLAILKSINPTVPVVLVTKNEEEHVMEDAIGSKIDDYLIKPVNPKQILMTIKKLTENKRLVNEKTSMAYQQDFRNLGMILNDNLDFNQWSEVYKKLVYWELSLEKLEDNNMHEILTMQKSEANMQFSKFIESNYLQWINRPENAPILSHQLFKKKVFPTIEDHIPTFFFLIDNLRFDQWKIINEVITDYFRLEEEITYYSILPTATQYARNAIFSGLTPLEMEKRFPKLWQNDEDEGGKNLYEDKFLEDQIKRLYRKAIKHSYSKVLTLEQGKDVLDNLGNFMHNQLNVLVYNFVDMLSHARTDSSMIRELANDEAAYRSLTLSWFEHSPLLEAIKWLSQKKVRVIITTDHGTIRVKKPSKIVGDRNTNTNLRYKQGKNLNYIDKDVFAIKNPHEAQLPKLHVSSTYVFAKEDSYFVYPNNYNQFVNYFNGTFQHGGISLEEMIIPFATYLPK, encoded by the coding sequence ATGCAAAAAACACATATTCTTTGGGCTGACGATGAAATTGACTTTCTAAAACCACACATTTTATTTTTAGAAAGCAAAGGTTACAAAGTTGACACGGTCAACAATGGAAATGATGCCGTTGAAGCCTTTAAGAATGGTTTTTTCCATCTCGTTTTCTTAGACGAAAATATGCCTGGGCTAACCGGGCTCGAAACACTTGCCATACTCAAATCGATCAACCCTACAGTTCCAGTTGTTCTGGTCACAAAAAACGAAGAAGAACATGTCATGGAAGATGCCATCGGCTCCAAAATAGATGATTATCTGATCAAGCCGGTCAACCCCAAGCAGATCTTGATGACAATAAAAAAATTAACGGAGAACAAGCGTCTTGTCAATGAGAAAACATCCATGGCCTATCAACAGGACTTCCGCAATTTGGGGATGATCTTAAATGACAATCTGGATTTCAATCAATGGTCAGAAGTGTACAAAAAACTGGTATACTGGGAATTGTCCCTCGAAAAGCTTGAGGACAACAATATGCATGAAATTCTGACGATGCAAAAATCCGAAGCAAACATGCAATTCTCAAAATTTATAGAAAGCAACTATTTACAGTGGATTAACCGTCCCGAAAACGCGCCTATTCTATCCCACCAGCTATTTAAGAAGAAGGTATTTCCGACCATAGAAGATCATATACCGACATTTTTCTTCCTAATAGACAATTTGCGTTTCGATCAATGGAAAATTATCAATGAGGTCATCACCGATTATTTTCGACTTGAGGAGGAGATAACCTATTACAGTATTTTACCAACGGCAACACAATATGCTAGAAATGCCATCTTTAGTGGCTTAACTCCACTGGAAATGGAAAAACGCTTTCCAAAATTATGGCAAAATGATGAGGATGAAGGTGGCAAGAATTTATATGAAGATAAATTTTTGGAAGATCAGATCAAGCGACTTTACCGCAAGGCCATCAAACACTCCTACAGCAAAGTTTTGACGCTGGAACAAGGAAAGGACGTGTTAGACAATCTCGGCAATTTCATGCACAATCAACTGAATGTATTGGTGTATAACTTTGTTGATATGCTTTCTCACGCGCGTACGGACAGCTCTATGATTCGTGAATTAGCGAACGACGAAGCAGCATATCGCTCCCTCACATTGTCTTGGTTTGAACACTCACCTTTATTAGAGGCAATAAAATGGCTCTCGCAAAAGAAAGTGCGTGTGATTATTACAACCGACCATGGCACGATCCGGGTAAAAAAGCCCAGTAAAATCGTTGGTGATCGAAATACAAATACAAATTTGAGGTATAAGCAAGGAAAAAATCTGAATTATATCGACAAAGATGTTTTTGCTATCAAAAATCCCCACGAAGCACAGCTGCCTAAACTTCATGTGAGTTCAACATACGTTTTTGCCAAAGAAGATTCGTATTTTGTCTACCCCAACAACTACAATCAATTTGTCAACTATTTTAATGGAACGTTCCAACATGGTGGAATCTCGTTGGAGGAAATGATTATCCCCTTTGCGACATACCTACCGAAATAG
- a CDS encoding HD domain-containing protein — MNKNKIINDPVYGFVAIPTGLVFDLVQHPYFQRLRYIKQVSMTHLVYPGALHTRFQHAIGAMHLMSMALETLRSKGVTISADEEEAVLSAILLHDIGHGPFSHSLEHSLIEGVSHELLSSLLMNRINQDLDGRLSLAITIFNNKYERKFLHQLVSSQLDVDRMDYLNRDSFFTGVSEGVISFDRIIKMLNVVADEIVVEYKGLYSVEKFLIARRLMYWQVYLHKTVIGAEQLLIKILQRAKYLTAAGHKLFSTPAFHWFLSQQVNKTNFLDDPLHLDWFTRLDDTDIMSAIKTWEHHEDSILSTMCQRVMKRNLYRSVMSNKPFSPAYVDLVKSKVQAELGVAQEDIHYYVFMQEIQNRAYNSSKDQIKILLKSGELVDITEASDLGNLEALSKNVAKYALCYPKEVGYVAITSIK; from the coding sequence TTGAACAAAAATAAAATTATTAATGATCCGGTATATGGATTTGTCGCTATTCCTACAGGATTGGTCTTCGACCTGGTGCAACATCCTTATTTTCAAAGGCTCCGCTATATTAAGCAGGTGAGCATGACACATCTTGTCTATCCCGGAGCTTTGCATACTCGCTTTCAGCACGCCATAGGAGCGATGCATTTGATGTCGATGGCTTTGGAAACTTTGCGGAGTAAAGGTGTCACCATTTCTGCTGATGAAGAGGAGGCTGTTCTTTCGGCAATTTTGCTACATGACATAGGCCATGGTCCTTTTTCCCATTCTTTGGAGCATAGTTTGATTGAAGGAGTTTCACATGAGTTATTGTCCTCCCTGTTGATGAATCGTATCAACCAGGATTTGGACGGAAGGTTAAGCTTGGCAATTACAATCTTTAACAATAAATATGAACGCAAATTTCTCCATCAATTGGTGTCGAGCCAATTGGACGTTGATCGAATGGATTACCTCAATAGAGATAGTTTTTTTACCGGTGTATCGGAAGGCGTGATCTCATTTGATCGTATCATAAAAATGCTCAATGTCGTGGCGGATGAAATCGTGGTGGAATATAAAGGGCTGTATTCTGTCGAGAAATTCCTGATTGCACGACGGCTGATGTATTGGCAAGTCTATTTACATAAGACCGTTATCGGTGCTGAACAATTATTGATTAAAATTCTGCAGCGGGCAAAATATTTAACGGCTGCTGGTCATAAGCTCTTTTCTACCCCGGCTTTTCATTGGTTTTTAAGCCAGCAGGTCAACAAAACTAATTTTTTGGATGACCCGTTACATTTGGATTGGTTTACTCGTTTAGATGATACGGATATTATGTCTGCCATAAAAACATGGGAACATCATGAGGATTCTATTTTAAGTACAATGTGCCAGCGCGTTATGAAACGTAATCTATATCGCTCTGTCATGAGCAATAAACCATTCTCGCCAGCATATGTAGATTTAGTGAAATCGAAAGTACAAGCTGAGCTGGGTGTGGCTCAGGAGGATATTCATTATTATGTATTTATGCAGGAAATTCAAAACCGTGCCTATAATTCTTCCAAGGATCAAATAAAAATATTATTGAAATCCGGTGAGCTCGTGGATATAACAGAGGCTTCTGATCTAGGGAATTTAGAAGCACTATCGAAAAATGTGGCTAAATACGCCTTATGTTATCCAAAAGAGGTGGGATATGTTGCAATTACTTCCATCAAGTAG